In the Sandaracinaceae bacterium genome, ATCTCGGTCGCCTCGTCGAACGCGCGGCTCATGCCGATGCTCGGTCGGATCGTCGGGAAGCTCGCCGGGTCCACGCCGCGCTCGGCGAGCTGCTCGCGGAGCAGGCGCGCGTCGAGCACCGAGGTGAAGGCGGGGGAGGTGATCAGCTCGCCCGAGATCCCCCACGGCGCCGCGTGGATCGCGCGCACGTCGAGCCGCTCGGGCGCGAGGAGGGCGTGCACGACCGCGAACTGGTCGTCGATCTCGTTGCCCAGATCGGTGTCGATGACGACCTCGATCACGCCCTCACGCGGCGCGAGCGCCTCGTCGCGCGCGGCCTCGTCGAGGGCGGGCCACGCGACGTCGTCGAAGCGCCCCGCGTCCTCTCGGCCGGCGTCCACGCTCGCGTCGGGCTCTCCTCCGTCGCCGTCCCCGCACGAGGCGGTCGTGCACGTGATCAGGAGCGCGATCGCCCAGGCAGCTCTTCGCATCCCTTCACGGTATCAGGCCCCGCGCTACTGGGGCGTGATGACGAACTGGAAGGGGCCCGCCCCCGGGTCCTGGAGCGTGGCCACGAAGGTGACCCGCGCGCCGTCCGGCACGGTGTAGAGGGTGTCGGCCACGTCGATGACGAGGTCCGTGCTGACGGCCGCGCACTGGGTGCGGTCGGCGGGGATGGCGTCGCCGTCGTACACGACCACCGCGGGCGCGAGGGTGTCGTCCTCCACCACCATCTCGAACATCACCTCGAGGTCCGCGCCCGTGTCGTTGACGTAGCAGACGGTGTCGTACGGCACGGCCTCGTCGCCGAGCCCCGTCGCGGGGCAGATCTCTCCCGTCGGCCGCATCCACATCAGCGACGACGCGGTCAGCTCGGACGGAATCGCGTCGGGCAGATCCGGCGAGGGCCCCGAGAGCGGGAAGCAGGTCACCTCCGAGGTGCCGGAGTCTCCTGCGCCGGAGTCGTCGGGACCCGTGCCCCCGTCGTCGCCCGTGGAGACGCCCGTGTCCGGGGCTCCAGCGTCCGTGGTGGTCGCGCCATCGCAGGCGGCGAGGCCGAAGCAGAGGCCGAGACACAGGAGGAGCGAGGTGATCCGTACAGCGTTCGTCATGGCCGCGGGTCATACGGGAAGGCGCCCCGGAAGCCAAGAGGCGTCGGGTCGTGGTATCCCGATCCCATGAGCAAGCCCGTCTGTGTCGTCTGTGGAATCGGCCCCAAGAACGGGGCCGCGTTCGCCCGCCGCTTCAGCCGCGAGGGGTACGCCCTCGCGCTCCTCTCACGCTCGACGGAGTACACGAGCGAGCTCGCCGAGGAGCTCGGCGACGCCAAGGCCTACGCCTGCGACGTCTCCGACGAGGCCGCGGTGAAGGCCGCGTTCGACGGCGTGCGCGCGGACCTCGGGCCGGTCGACGTCCTGGTCTTCAACGCGGGCTCGGGGTCGTGGGGCAACATCGAGGAGATCAGCGCCGCGGACTTCGAGCGCGGCTGGCGCATCAACGCGCTCGGCGCCTTCCTCACGAGCAAGCAGGTGATCGACGACATGATCGCCAAGGAGGCGGGCAACATCATCTTCGTCGGCGCCACCGCCTCGCTCCGCGGCAAGCCGTTCACCACCGGGTTCGCGCCCGCCAAGGCGGCGCAGCGCAGCCTCGCGCAGGCGATGGCGCGGCACCTCGGCCCCAAGGGCATCCACGTCTCGCTCCTCATCCTCGACGGCGGCGTCGCCAAGCCCGAGCCCGACGACGTCAAGACCCTCGACCCCGACGACATCGCGAGCACCGCCTACTACCTCACCACGCAGGGCAAGTCCGCGTGGACCTTCGAGCTCGACCTGCGCCCCCACCTCGAGAGCTGGTAGGGCGCTCCCGTGCTCCGGGTCGGGGCGGCCGAGCTCCTCCCCAGAACCGTAGGTCGTAGCTCGAGCCGGTCCTGGCCTCCCAGGCGGCGAGTTGGTCAGGGTGCTCTCGGCCCTCGAGGTCGGGGAGAGATCGGCGCCCGGTGACGTACTTGGCGGCGAGAGCTCGGCGTCCCCCCACCCCCCGACGCCGGCCCGTCCCCGTCAGCCGGAGAAGACCATGAGGAACTCGACCCTGACCGCGCTCTGCGCGGCGATGATCTGGTGCGCGCCGAGCGCTCGCGCGAGCGCGCAGTATGTGGAGGCGCAGGCCTCGGTGGCCGTCGACGCGCAGCTCGATACGCAGGTGCCGATGGCGAGCGCGCACGACGACGCGGAGTGGGAGGAGCGCCGCGACCGCTACTTCGGCGGGCCGGTCCGCCCCGGCGCGCAGGTCGACGGCAGCGTCAGCCCCTTCACCTGGATGGGCCTCGGCGGCTTCGCCGGCGGGTACATCCTCTCGCTCATCTACTCGGGCGGCCAGGCGGTCGCCGCGGTCCCGTTCGCCGGGCCCTGGCTCGCCATCGGGAACGTCTCGGGCGGCCAGCCGCTCGAGGGCACCGGGGTGGCGCTCATGGTGATCAGCGGGCTGCTCCAGCCAGCCGGCGTCGCGGTGGGCATCTACGGCCTGCTCAACCCGGACCTCTTCCTGGTGTACGACGCGCCGGTCGGCGCCCCGTCGCCCTTCCAGACGGCGAGCGTGCGGATCCTGCCCGGCGCGCCCGGCGCGGACCTCGGCGTCGCCCTTCACGTGGAGACCTTCTGATGCGCGCCCTCGGATTGACCCTCACCGTGCTCGCGCTCGCCGGCTGCATGCCGCAGGCGCGTCGCCACACCAACCACGCGCTCCCGCTCACGGCCGAGGCCGCCGCCCGCATCAACACGGGCGACGCGGTGGTCAGCTACCTGCGGCAGCGCGACGCCGACCCGAGCATCTGCAACCCCGGCGGCCGGGCCGCGCACGCGGCGTTGACCACCGAGCGCGACCTCGAGGACGTGGTCGACGGCGTCGGGCGCGGCGTGCACCTCGAGAAGTGGGAGGCCTGCGTGCAGGGGCTGCTCGACGCGGTGCCGCCCGAGGTCGCGACCGTGATCGTCGACCGCGTGCTCGAGCGCTACGTCGAGCGCATCACCTACGCGCGCCTCGACGACGACCCGCAGATCGTCGCGCAGATCGAGAGCGTCCGGCGCGTGTACGACGAGCGGCCCAACGGCCGCGACGCGAGCACCGAGACCATCGACGAGGTGATCGTGCAGCTCCAGGAGCACGACGACACCACGGGCGCCGCGGGCAGCATCTATCGCAGCCGGCTCGTCGAGGTGCTCTACCTCGAGCGCGGCCTGCTCCCGGACGGTCGGCCCGTCGCCGTCGCCGACCTCGACCGCATGTTCCAGGAGGGCAACGAGGAGCCGCTCTTGCTCTACAGCCGGCGCATGCCCGACGAGGGGATGCGCACCGAGGCGCGCCGCCGGCTCGTCCAGCTCCGCATCCAGCACTCGCCCTACGAGGAGCTCCGCGCGCACGCGGCCCAGGTCGAGAACGCGGTCATGCAGCAGGGGCGCTTCGTCGTCTCGCCGGCCGACGCGGGCCGCCGCGTGACCTTCGACGCCGAGGGCTTCGCCTTCCGCGGCCTGGTCGTGGAGCAGGACGTGCGGGCGCAGGCGGCGCGGCTGCTGAGCTTCCGCGAGACCGAAGACAACGTCTCGGTGGTGCCGTCGATCGATCTGCGCGGCCACCTGCTCTTCCACGTCAGCGCGTTCCAGCGCCCCATCACGCTCTGCGCGGCGCCCGACGAGTT is a window encoding:
- a CDS encoding SDR family NAD(P)-dependent oxidoreductase; this encodes MSKPVCVVCGIGPKNGAAFARRFSREGYALALLSRSTEYTSELAEELGDAKAYACDVSDEAAVKAAFDGVRADLGPVDVLVFNAGSGSWGNIEEISAADFERGWRINALGAFLTSKQVIDDMIAKEAGNIIFVGATASLRGKPFTTGFAPAKAAQRSLAQAMARHLGPKGIHVSLLILDGGVAKPEPDDVKTLDPDDIASTAYYLTTQGKSAWTFELDLRPHLESW
- a CDS encoding collagen-like protein codes for the protein MRALGLTLTVLALAGCMPQARRHTNHALPLTAEAAARINTGDAVVSYLRQRDADPSICNPGGRAAHAALTTERDLEDVVDGVGRGVHLEKWEACVQGLLDAVPPEVATVIVDRVLERYVERITYARLDDDPQIVAQIESVRRVYDERPNGRDASTETIDEVIVQLQEHDDTTGAAGSIYRSRLVEVLYLERGLLPDGRPVAVADLDRMFQEGNEEPLLLYSRRMPDEGMRTEARRRLVQLRIQHSPYEELRAHAAQVENAVMQQGRFVVSPADAGRRVTFDAEGFAFRGLVVEQDVRAQAARLLSFRETEDNVSVVPSIDLRGHLLFHVSAFQRPITLCAAPDEFEVSPCIDASEAGLGVPFATLEENGSFRFAETIGIQNVLELARGDEFVLPILFRGQEVVQVRWDMRFRTTGPLILQPGYGMPGPEVAVDVDALGPNVVYTIGEGQPLYAVLDHDNVGTFGVVAAGGDGAPGEPGAAGRPGQDGASGRSASCSSGPATDGQPGGNGGPGGDGGPAGDGGPGGLIVATLHCRGGACGRVRHDLAATLAAPGGAAGRGGAAGPGGRAGRGGAGGSSTTCDGVSLPAGRRGADGARGPDGRRGPDGRPGPRGRVVLRMVGR